One Sulfitobacter sp. M39 genomic window, CGCGGGTATGATCACGTCGTCGCCGACATTCCAGTTCGCCGGTGTCGCCACGCCCTTGCCAGTCGAGGTTTGCAGGCCGTCCAGCGCGCGCAGAACCTCGGCAAAGTTGCGGCCCACGGTCATCGGGTAGGTCATCGACAGCTTCAGCTGCTTGTCCGGCCCGATGATGAACACGGCGCGAACAGTGGCGCTGTCGTTGGGGGTGCGGCCATCGGGCATATAGGCGTCGGCAGGCAGCATGTCGAAGGCTTTGGCAACGGTCAGGTCGTTATCCGCGATGATCGGAAAGCCCGCTTTGGCACCGGCGAAGGTCTCGATATCGCTTTTCCATTTCTTGTGCTCTTCAACACCGTCCACGGAAATGCCCATCACCTTGGTGCCGCGCTTTTCCCATTCGTCGGCAAGCTGTGCGACCGCCCCGAATTCGGTGGTGCAGACCGGCGTGAAATCCTTGGGGTGCGAAAACAGGATCGCCCAGCTGTCGCCCACCCAGTCGTGCAGGCTGATCGTGCCCTGATCGGTTTCGACAGTCAGATCGGGGATGGTATCGTTGATGCGCAAGGACATAATATTCTCCGGCTTCATGGTTTCGGTTTGTCGTTCTCCACTTATGTAAGACGTTGCGCTGCCGGTTTCACCCCCTCACTTGCGGGTCCCCAAATGTGGTGACATGGTACGCGCAAGAGGC contains:
- a CDS encoding peroxiredoxin; this translates as MSLRINDTIPDLTVETDQGTISLHDWVGDSWAILFSHPKDFTPVCTTEFGAVAQLADEWEKRGTKVMGISVDGVEEHKKWKSDIETFAGAKAGFPIIADNDLTVAKAFDMLPADAYMPDGRTPNDSATVRAVFIIGPDKQLKLSMTYPMTVGRNFAEVLRALDGLQTSTGKGVATPANWNVGDDVIIPATLSDDDAKVKFGDFNKILPYLRTTKAPS